TGAGGGATCCGGCACGAGTTATCATGCTTCCTTGCCGTGACGCTAATGCTAGAGAACTCGGTCCTTTCACTGGCTTAGCCATCCATGACTGTCCATCCTCTGGACCGTATAGTTTTATCTGGTCTTTCCTGGGTAGTTCATGTCCCCCCTCGCTTACCTCGTTGTCTGGTCCAATCACGTACTCCTCTATAGACGTGTCTTTTCCCACTCCAAGACCTTCCACAAGCAGAGCAAGCTCGCCTAGAACACCATGCCCGAGTTAGTCATATGTCAAAAAGCCAATAATCTATAGCCTTTAGTAGGCTTGGGTGTGGGTATCCATTGGAGTTTCGGTCGGATATTTAGGATTTCTTTCTAATTTGTatcacactttatgtatcattCTAGTAAATTTGTAAGCATCACGATATAACACATCAATTTCGGTTTTAATTTGTATCACatcataaaactcataaaataatcatatatcgtTTGAATTTGGGTTATATCGGTTAGGTTTGGATATCCGAcgtaaaatctaaaatttaagaacaaaacataagaactaaatacttatttatatagaATTGGATATTAAaggtatttatttaaattttgaatacttatttttagatattatatcaaaataaatagaaattgatagttaaaatacatattatgtttcaattatttatattgCATATTAATTTGGACATTCAGATTAGTATCTTCAagtgatttttgattttttcgggTTACCTATTCGAAGGTTAATgacattcaaatatttttatgttttgtaacacTCTCTACAAGATacattcaaattatttttttccattttggATTGGGGATCGGATTTTTTCGATTCGGATTTCCAGTTTCAAAGTTTATGCCCCAGCCTAGGTATTAGTGTTCATTACAGACAAACCTGAAACATCTTCTCTGCCACGGAGTCTCTGCAAGACTTGTCTAGCTTCTTCCATACGTCCTTTACTTGCAAGCCACCTCGGAGATTCAGGCAAGAAGAAGGCCGCAAGTAAAAAGTAAAGAACCGAGGGAATCGACAGAACTCCAAGCATCAGCCTCCAGCTAGGAGATTTTTGAAGAGACATTCCAAAGACAAGACAATACGAAAGAAACATCCCACCAGAGCCACAGAACTGTGGGAAAGTGTTGAGCAAACCTCTGATCTCAGAAGGTGCGGTCTCGGAGATGTAAATGGGAACGAGAGTGACAGCTAGACCGATACCAAACCCATCGAGCAGCCTTGCGAAAAGGAGAACGTAGACATTGGGAGACCAAAACATGACGATGCTACTTAGGAAAtagagaagagaggagagtaTTAGCATCGAACGCCTTCCTACTTTGTCGGAGACGGGACCGGAGAAAGTTGTGATCATAGTGGCTCCAATGAGAGACATGGCGACGATTAGTCCTTCAATCTTTGGTTCTTTCTCTAAATGAAATTCTTTCTTTATGTAAATAACAGCTCCTGCCACCAgaatacaaattaaatattaatcatggctttgttattataaagtatttagaggaagaaaagaaagagatgcACCTGCAATGGTGGCATTGTCCCAACCCTGCAACATATTGCCTATAGCAGCGGCTAAAGAAACAAGCACTACACTCCTCATCTTGTTAATAGTTAGTTTACTTCTGATGATCAACAATAATGTAGTGGACAGAACATCATATGTGATATGTTTCTTCCTTCCAAAcagaatattttaattttcaaacatcatttcttttcacaaaccaagaagagagaaagagaagagggAATAAGAATTGTTAATCAGGTGGTTATTGCCCATAATTTATGcgatttaacaaataaaaagttGTGCAAAGGTTGTTATGTTTCCttacaaacagaaaataaaaacaagttaAAGTGATTAGTCAGAAGCATGCAGAGTGTGAGAACCGGTAATAACGGtaagctagagagagagaggaagttACTTGGTCAAGAGGAGAGAAATAGAAGGGGAAGGTGACACAACAGCAACAAACTCTCTGTTCTATCTCACCTTTGGCCGCTTCTTCTGTGCATGAAAATTCAGAAATAGTAAGAAGAATCATCTGACAACCTTAATCATGCATAAAGGGCTTTAAGTAAGGCCCATCTTCTTAACCTTAAGCTGACTCATTGCCTCCTGAGTCTCTGACCGACCGACGAAAAGAGGAACCTGACGTTAAACCGGTCTCTTACTATTGAGTCATTTGGTTCAATCCGTTAAACTTTGGTTTAACCGGAAATTTACGGTTCGTTAGATTCATCTGAGAAGAGAGCACTGAGCTGCAACTATTGGCTGCTAGAAAAAGACAGCTTCGCATTGATCCTTGGGTTACAAACCTAGCATTTTTGTCTTGTCTGCCTCATTCATGTGTAGTTATGTTACAACTTACAAACCAAACCAacgttatattatatagtagcTAACATGTTTCTGGTTACAGAAGCAGAACCTATGAATTGCTCTCTGAATCCCACCTATTGTGGGGCACCACGTGTCTCTCATCCACATCAGCATGCTAGttgtagataaaaatatattgtcaaGAATTGAAAATGTGTGGCTGTGAATCATTTCACCGCTTGAGACTCTGTTTTAGACCAAAGTCGAGTGCTTTCATCCTTCTTCTTAAGCGTAAATGGCCACGTCTTTGGCCTCCCTTCCGACAAGTTTTTGTCTGAACCATGTTGATGAGTGTTTCAAACGTTCACACACCAAACCATCATTGTCAAGCAATCACCAGGTCGCGAGGAGGAACCTAATAGGTCACTCGCTGCACTGCTATGAACCTAGTAGTACAGTGAAGAGATTGGTCGTGACGGCTGCGACTGAAGGATCAAGAAAATCTAAAGAAAGTCAACCGTCTTGGGCGAATCCAGACTCGGATGAGCCACCTCCTTGGGCCAGAGGCGAAggaggttcttcttcttctacatctCAAGAGAGCTTTGAGGTTCCCTTCTTTGTTTATCTGCTTGCCTCAGCGATCACTGCCATTGCTGCTGTATGCCTCCTTTCTTTCTCTGTGACTTCTGATTACACTGATTCATATCAaagatgtttattttttatgcatCTTTTGGTCACTTGTAGATTGGTTCTGTTTTTGAGTACTCGAGTAAGAATCCAGTGTTCGGGGTGTTGGAATCCGACAGCATCTTTTATACTCCTGTGCTTGGTTTCTTCGCTTTTACTGGAATCCCCACTTCTGTgagttctcttctctttttgtaCATTTGATTATCTTGTATTATATCATAAATTAGCTGAAACAAGTGGGTTCTGTCTGCAGGTGTTCCTATGGTTCAAATCCGTTGAAGCTGCTAACAAGGAAGCTGCGGAACAAGATAAAAGAGATGGATATCGTTAACCTCTCTTTTGCAACTTTTACAGTGTTTGGTGTTGTCCTCCACA
The nucleotide sequence above comes from Brassica napus cultivar Da-Ae chromosome A9, Da-Ae, whole genome shotgun sequence. Encoded proteins:
- the BNAA09G32050D gene encoding uncharacterized protein BNAA09G32050D gives rise to the protein MATSLASLPTSFCLNHVDECFKRSHTKPSLSSNHQVARRNLIGHSLHCYEPSSTVKRLVVTAATEGSRKSKESQPSWANPDSDEPPPWARGEGGSSSSTSQESFEVPFFVYLLASAITAIAAIGSVFEYSSKNPVFGVLESDSIFYTPVLGFFAFTGIPTSVFLWFKSVEAANKEAAEQDKRDGYR